In the Mastomys coucha isolate ucsf_1 unplaced genomic scaffold, UCSF_Mcou_1 pScaffold18, whole genome shotgun sequence genome, one interval contains:
- the Pde4b gene encoding cAMP-specific 3',5'-cyclic phosphodiesterase 4B isoform X5 produces the protein MPEANYLLSVSWGYIKFKRMLNRELTHLSEMSRSGNQVSEYISNTFLDKQNDVEIPSPTQKDREKKKKQQLMTQISGVKKLMHSSSLNNTSISRFGVNTENEDHLAKELEDLNKWGLNIFNVAGYSHNRPLTCIMYAIFQERDLLKTFKISSDTFVTYMMTLEDHYHSDVAYHNSLHAADVAQSTHVLLSTPALDAVFTDLEILAAIFAAAIHDVDHPGVSNQFLINTNSELALMYNDESVLENHHLAVGFKLLQEEHCDIFQNLTKKQRQTLRKMVIDMVLATDMSKHMSLLADLKTMVETKKVTSSGVLLLDNYTDRIQVLRNMVHCADLSNPTKSLELYRQWTDRIMEEFFQQGDKERERGMEISPMCDKHTASVEKSQVGFIDYIVHPLWETWADLVQPDAQDILDTLEDNRNWYQSMIPQSPSPPLDERSRDCQGLMEKFQFELTLEEEDSEGPEKEGEGHNYFSNTKTLCVIDPENRDSLEETDIDIATEDKSPIDT, from the exons ACAAGCAGAACGATGTGGAAATCCCGTCTCCAACACAGAAGgacagggagaagaagaagaagcagcagctcaTGACCCAGATAAGTGGAGTGAAGAAACTGATGCACAGCTCAAGCCTGAACAACACAAGCATCTCACGCTTCGGAGTCAACACGGAAAATGAGGATCATCTAGCCAAG GAGCTGGAAGACCTAAACAAATGGGGCCTTAACATCTTCAATGTGGCTGGGTACTCACATAATCGGCCCCTCACATGCATCATGTATGCGATATTCCAG GAAAGAGACCTTCTAAAGACGTTTAAAATCTCATCCGACACCTTTGTGACCTACATGATGACTTTAGAGGACCATTACCATTCTGATGTGGCATATCACAACAGCCTGCATGCTGCTGACGTGGCCCAGTCCACTCACGTTCTCCTTTCTACGCCAGCACTGGAT GCTGTCTTCACAGACCTGGAAATCCTGGCTGCCATTTTTGCAGCTGCCATCCATGATGTCGATCATCCTGGAGTCTCCAATCAGTTTCTCATCAATACAA attcCGAACTTGCTTTGATGTATAATGACGAATCTGTGCTGGAAAACCATCACCTTGCTGTGGGATTCAAACTACTGCAAGAGGAACACTGCGACATCTTCCAGAATCTTACCAAGAAGCAACGCCAGACACTCAGGAAAATGGTGATTGACATG GTGTTAGCAACTGATAtgtccaaacacatgagcctCCTGGCAGACCTTAAAACAATGGTAGAAACCAAGAAGGTGACAAGCTCTGGTGTTCTCCTCCTGGACAACTATACTGACCGGATACAG GTTCTTCGCAACATGGTACACTGTGCAGACCTGAGCAACCCCACCAAGTCCTTGGAATTGTATCGGCAATGGACTGATCGTATCATGGAGGAGTTTTTCCAACAGGGAGACAAAGAACGGGAGAGGGGAATGGAGATTAGCCCAATGTGTGATAAACACACAGCTTCTGTGGAAAAATCCCAG GTTGGTTTCATTGACTACATTGTCCATCCACTGTGGGAGACCTGGGCAGACCTGGTTCAGCCTGATGCCCAAGACATTCTGGATACACTAGAAGATAACAGGAACTGGTACCAGAGTATGATACCCCAGAGCCCCTCCCCACCACTGGATGAGAGGAGCAGGGACTGCCAAGGTCTTATGGAGAAATTTCAGTTTGAACTGACCCTTGAAGAAGAGGATTCCGAAGGGccggaaaaggagggagaaggccACAACTATTTCAGCAACACAAAGACGCTCTGTGTGATCGATCCAGAGAACAGGGATTCCCTGGAAGAGACTGACATAGACATTGCAACAGAAGACAAGTCTCCAATCGACACATAA